In Pseudorasbora parva isolate DD20220531a chromosome 9, ASM2467924v1, whole genome shotgun sequence, the following proteins share a genomic window:
- the olfm3b gene encoding noelin-3 isoform X1, translating into MRALFVVLKPLCFLALLGYCPSATIRPKEGWQVYSSAQDADGRCICTVVAPEQSLCSRDAKSRQLRQLLEKIQNMSQSIEVLNLRTQRDFQYVMKMESQMKGLRSKFRQIESNRRTLLTKNFQELKGKMNELQPLIPVLEQYKTDATLISQFKQELRNLSLVLTAIQEEIGAYDYEELQQRVLGLEGRLRNCMNKLTCGKLMKITGPITVKTSGTRFGAWMTDPQASPVNNKVWYMDSYTNNKIVREYKSVSDFVAGVESRTYNLPFHWAGTNHVVYNGSLYYNKYQSNIIVRYSFDSGRVTTQRALESAGFHNVYPYTWGGFSDIDLMADELGLWAIYATNQNAGNIVISQLDPLTIQVLNSWNTEYSKRNAGESFMICGTLYITNSHLTGAKVYYSYSTKTSTYEYMDIPIHNQYFHMSMLDYNARDRTLYGWNNGHQVLFNVTLFHIIKTDD; encoded by the exons ATGCGGGCGCTGTTCGTGGTGCTGAAACCGCTGTGTTTTCTCGCTCTGCTCGGCTACTGCCCTTCCGCG ACCATCAGACCAAAGGAAGGCTGGCAGGTGTACAGTTCAGCGCAGGATGCCGACGGCCGCTGCATCTGTACGGTGGTGGCACCAGAACAGAGCTTGTGCTCCAGAGATGCAAAGAGCAGACAGCTCCGCCAGTTACTGGAGAAG ATTCAGAACATGTCGCAATCAATCGAAGTGCTGAACCTGAGGACCCAGAGGGATTTCCAGTATGTCATGAAAATGGAGAGCCAGATGAAAGGACTCCGATCAAAGTTCAGACAAATCGAGTCGAATCGGAGAACATTATTGACTAAAAACTTTCAG GAGCTGAAGGGGAAGATGAATGAACTGCAGCCGCTGATTCCAGTGCTGGAGCAGTATAAGACTGATGCCACGCTCATCTCCCAGTTCAAGCAGGAGCTCAGGAACCTGTCTCTGGTGCTGACTGCTATCCAAGAGGAGATAGGAGCGTACGATTATGAGGAACTCCAGCAGAGGGTCCTCGGCTTAGAGGGAAGACTGAGGAACTGCATGAACAAGCTCA CCTGTGGTAAGTTGATGAAAATCACGGGGCCCATCACCGTGAAGACATCAGGAACGAGGTTTGGAGCATGGATGACAGACCCTCAGGCTTCACCTGTGAACAACAAG GTTTGGTACATGGACAGCTATACAAACAACAAGATTGTCCGGGAGTACAAATCGGTAAGCGACTTCGTAGCTGGGGTTGAGTCAAGAACCTACAACCTTCCGTTCCACTGGGCGGGCACGAATCACGTGGTCTACAACGGCTCCCTGTACTACAACAAGTACCAGAGCAACATCATCGTCAGATACAGCTTCGATAGTGGCAGGGTCACGACCCAACGAGCACTTGAGTCTGCTGGCTTCCACAACGTCTACCCGTACACCTGGGGCGGGTTCTCCGACATTGACCTGATGGCAGACGAGCTCGGCTTATGGGCCATCTATGCCACCAATCAGAATGCAGGGAATATAGTGATCAGCCAGCTGGATCCTTTGACCATCCAAGTGCTAAACTCTTGGAACACAGAATACTCCAAAAGAAACGCAGGTGAGTCGTTCATGATCTGTGGCACGCTGTACATCACCAACTCCCATCTGACCGGGGCTAAGGTGTATTACTCTTATTCCACCAAAACCTCTACCTATGAGTACATGGACATCCCCATCCATAACCAGTACTTCCACATGTCCATGCTGGATTACAACGCCAGGGATCGTACACTTTATGGCTGGAACAACGGCCACCAGGTACTGTTTAACGTCACGCTGTTCCACATTATTAAAACTGACGACTAA
- the olfm3b gene encoding noelin-3 isoform X2, with amino-acid sequence MLVKEIQNMSQSIEVLNLRTQRDFQYVMKMESQMKGLRSKFRQIESNRRTLLTKNFQELKGKMNELQPLIPVLEQYKTDATLISQFKQELRNLSLVLTAIQEEIGAYDYEELQQRVLGLEGRLRNCMNKLTCGKLMKITGPITVKTSGTRFGAWMTDPQASPVNNKVWYMDSYTNNKIVREYKSVSDFVAGVESRTYNLPFHWAGTNHVVYNGSLYYNKYQSNIIVRYSFDSGRVTTQRALESAGFHNVYPYTWGGFSDIDLMADELGLWAIYATNQNAGNIVISQLDPLTIQVLNSWNTEYSKRNAGESFMICGTLYITNSHLTGAKVYYSYSTKTSTYEYMDIPIHNQYFHMSMLDYNARDRTLYGWNNGHQVLFNVTLFHIIKTDD; translated from the exons ATGCTAGTAAAGGAG ATTCAGAACATGTCGCAATCAATCGAAGTGCTGAACCTGAGGACCCAGAGGGATTTCCAGTATGTCATGAAAATGGAGAGCCAGATGAAAGGACTCCGATCAAAGTTCAGACAAATCGAGTCGAATCGGAGAACATTATTGACTAAAAACTTTCAG GAGCTGAAGGGGAAGATGAATGAACTGCAGCCGCTGATTCCAGTGCTGGAGCAGTATAAGACTGATGCCACGCTCATCTCCCAGTTCAAGCAGGAGCTCAGGAACCTGTCTCTGGTGCTGACTGCTATCCAAGAGGAGATAGGAGCGTACGATTATGAGGAACTCCAGCAGAGGGTCCTCGGCTTAGAGGGAAGACTGAGGAACTGCATGAACAAGCTCA CCTGTGGTAAGTTGATGAAAATCACGGGGCCCATCACCGTGAAGACATCAGGAACGAGGTTTGGAGCATGGATGACAGACCCTCAGGCTTCACCTGTGAACAACAAG GTTTGGTACATGGACAGCTATACAAACAACAAGATTGTCCGGGAGTACAAATCGGTAAGCGACTTCGTAGCTGGGGTTGAGTCAAGAACCTACAACCTTCCGTTCCACTGGGCGGGCACGAATCACGTGGTCTACAACGGCTCCCTGTACTACAACAAGTACCAGAGCAACATCATCGTCAGATACAGCTTCGATAGTGGCAGGGTCACGACCCAACGAGCACTTGAGTCTGCTGGCTTCCACAACGTCTACCCGTACACCTGGGGCGGGTTCTCCGACATTGACCTGATGGCAGACGAGCTCGGCTTATGGGCCATCTATGCCACCAATCAGAATGCAGGGAATATAGTGATCAGCCAGCTGGATCCTTTGACCATCCAAGTGCTAAACTCTTGGAACACAGAATACTCCAAAAGAAACGCAGGTGAGTCGTTCATGATCTGTGGCACGCTGTACATCACCAACTCCCATCTGACCGGGGCTAAGGTGTATTACTCTTATTCCACCAAAACCTCTACCTATGAGTACATGGACATCCCCATCCATAACCAGTACTTCCACATGTCCATGCTGGATTACAACGCCAGGGATCGTACACTTTATGGCTGGAACAACGGCCACCAGGTACTGTTTAACGTCACGCTGTTCCACATTATTAAAACTGACGACTAA